From Acidipropionibacterium acidipropionici, one genomic window encodes:
- the tsaB gene encoding tRNA (adenosine(37)-N6)-threonylcarbamoyltransferase complex dimerization subunit type 1 TsaB produces the protein MTTHTSEPTSGWTLGVDTSTAVCVGLSRGEEVISLRDDNPRAHAEQLMPLVERACVQAGIAVGDIAEVSVGVGPGPYTGLRVGIVTARLIAHLAGTELHPVCSLDILARQWADAGTAPAAGFVVATDARRHELYWARYDAAGQRTDGPHVTAPDQLPDGLPVGGPGCPARGLTPAEGAPEQLDAGVLAASWTRMPDVGLEPLYLRDPDATVPTTRKATLTPARLTLPAALRG, from the coding sequence ATGACGACACACACATCGGAGCCGACGTCGGGGTGGACGCTGGGCGTAGACACCTCGACCGCGGTCTGCGTCGGCCTGTCGCGCGGCGAGGAGGTCATCTCGCTGCGCGACGACAACCCTCGCGCCCACGCCGAGCAGCTCATGCCGCTGGTCGAGCGGGCCTGCGTGCAGGCCGGGATCGCGGTCGGCGACATCGCAGAGGTGAGCGTCGGCGTCGGCCCCGGCCCCTACACCGGGCTCCGGGTGGGCATCGTCACCGCCCGGCTCATCGCCCACCTGGCCGGCACCGAGCTGCACCCGGTATGCAGCCTCGACATCCTCGCCCGGCAGTGGGCGGACGCCGGCACGGCACCGGCCGCCGGATTCGTCGTAGCCACCGACGCCCGCCGCCACGAGCTCTACTGGGCCCGCTACGACGCCGCCGGTCAGCGCACCGACGGCCCCCACGTCACCGCCCCCGACCAGCTGCCCGACGGCCTTCCGGTCGGCGGGCCGGGATGTCCGGCCCGCGGCCTGACCCCCGCCGAGGGCGCCCCCGAGCAGCTGGACGCCGGGGTGCTGGCCGCCTCCTGGACCCGGATGCCCGACGTCGGCCTCGAGCCGCTGTACCTGCGCGATCCCGACGCCACCGTGCCCACCACCCGCAAGGCGACACTCACCCCGGCGCGCCTCACGCTGCCCGCAGCGCTGCGCGGGTGA
- a CDS encoding GNAT family N-acetyltransferase has protein sequence MTMRAAGPADLNQVMAVERETFGDWEHGQRRAWSPTAWQADLDAVEESRAVTGRLVLVDTDGDRTLGVADFHHVAETCDLDRIMVLPSARGAGRAGRLLESGMQWASGRGARQMILEVHDENLAALRLYRAHGFTTISRRPGYYGPGRDALVMAAPLPDVESASPEGPAITEEKHV, from the coding sequence ATGACGATGCGGGCCGCCGGTCCGGCGGATCTGAACCAGGTGATGGCCGTCGAGCGCGAGACCTTCGGGGACTGGGAGCACGGCCAGCGCCGTGCCTGGAGCCCCACCGCCTGGCAGGCCGATCTGGACGCCGTCGAGGAGTCGCGGGCCGTCACCGGACGGCTGGTCCTCGTCGACACCGACGGCGACCGGACCCTCGGCGTGGCCGATTTCCATCACGTCGCCGAGACCTGCGATCTGGACCGCATCATGGTGCTGCCGTCGGCCCGCGGAGCCGGGCGGGCCGGCAGGCTTCTCGAGTCCGGCATGCAGTGGGCCTCCGGCCGGGGAGCCCGGCAGATGATCCTCGAGGTCCACGACGAGAACCTCGCGGCACTGCGCCTCTACCGCGCGCACGGCTTCACCACCATCTCGAGAAGACCCGGCTACTACGGCCCGGGACGCGACGCCCTAGTGATGGCGGCGCCGCTGCCCGATGTCGAATCCGCGAGCCCCGAGGGGCCCGCCATAACTGAGGAGAAACATGTCTGA
- the tsaD gene encoding tRNA (adenosine(37)-N6)-threonylcarbamoyltransferase complex transferase subunit TsaD: MSEPLILGIESSCDETGVGIVRGNELLANEVASSMEQHIRFGGVVPEVASRAHLEAMVPVLEAATTKAGIDLSELDGIAVTAGPGLMGALVVGLSAAKALASWLGKPLYGVNHLAGHVAVDLLEHGDLPMPCGALLVSGGHTSLLKVTSIADGITEVGSTIDDAAGEAYDKVARLLGLPYPGGPVIDKAAARGNPAAIRFPRGLTARHDMAKHRFDYSFSGLKTAVSRWVETEQQAGREVPVDDVAASFQEAVADVLTAKAVDLCREYGLEHFLIGGGVAANSRLRTLLAERMEAAGVELRRPRPGLCTDNGAMIAALGVQVVKAGLRPSSMDIGADSGLPVTTVLV, translated from the coding sequence ATGTCTGAACCGCTCATCCTGGGCATCGAGTCGTCCTGTGACGAGACCGGTGTGGGCATCGTGCGCGGCAACGAACTGCTGGCCAATGAGGTGGCCTCCTCGATGGAGCAGCACATCCGATTCGGCGGCGTCGTGCCGGAGGTCGCCTCCCGCGCCCACCTGGAGGCCATGGTCCCGGTGCTCGAGGCGGCGACCACCAAGGCCGGGATCGACCTGTCCGAACTCGACGGCATCGCCGTGACAGCCGGGCCGGGCCTGATGGGCGCCCTGGTGGTCGGCCTGTCGGCCGCCAAGGCACTGGCGAGCTGGCTCGGCAAGCCGCTCTACGGCGTCAACCACCTGGCAGGTCATGTGGCCGTGGACCTGCTGGAGCACGGCGACCTGCCGATGCCCTGCGGAGCCCTGCTCGTCTCCGGCGGACACACCTCCCTGCTCAAGGTGACCTCGATCGCCGACGGCATCACCGAGGTCGGGTCGACCATCGACGACGCCGCCGGCGAGGCCTACGACAAGGTCGCCCGACTTCTGGGCCTGCCCTACCCGGGAGGTCCGGTCATCGACAAGGCCGCTGCCCGGGGCAACCCGGCCGCGATCCGCTTCCCGCGCGGCCTCACCGCCCGCCACGACATGGCCAAGCACCGTTTCGACTACTCCTTCTCCGGCCTGAAGACCGCCGTCTCGAGGTGGGTGGAGACCGAGCAGCAGGCCGGGCGCGAGGTGCCCGTCGACGACGTCGCCGCCAGTTTCCAGGAGGCCGTCGCCGACGTGCTGACCGCCAAGGCCGTCGACCTGTGCCGGGAGTACGGACTGGAGCACTTCCTCATCGGAGGCGGGGTGGCCGCGAACTCGCGGCTGCGCACCCTGCTCGCCGAGCGGATGGAGGCAGCCGGCGTCGAGCTGCGCCGCCCGCGCCCGGGCCTGTGCACCGACAACGGGGCGATGATCGCCGCCCTGGGCGTCCAGGTGGTCAAGGCCGGGCTGCGTCCCTCCTCGATGGACATCGGCGCCGACTCGGGGCTGCCGGTCACCACCGTCCTGGTCTGA
- a CDS encoding C1 family peptidase has product MTRSVLDPSFVARQRETFAADPVARIVQNAVTGTGADKVSLDRDVVNRLDESVSERLDAWPVTDQKHSGRCWAFAGLNVLRARVIKDLNLEDFAFSQNFIAFHDKLEKANHVLTRAVAVADHDLDDEEVRLILEHTGDDGGYWPQFLDLVAKYGLVPAWAMPDTESAGNTAQLNRVLSTVLRRAVLGIRAAATDSDPQEGSERIEAVRLQAMSDVYRVLAIHLGTPPTSFTWQYRDKDKAFHNEGELTPVEFAKKVVPDAVYGYIALAHDPRPENPVGRKYVIDHTPWMEGGTPYTHLSAPLDDLKTAAIAAIRDGEPVWFDCDVARQFDREGGIWDARLHDYDSLYGVDLSMTKAERMSMREIGPTHAMALVGVDLVDGEPRRWRVENSWGDEVGRKGFFTMDDSWFDDYVFRVIVAPERLSEAARVEWAAEPIVLPEWDALS; this is encoded by the coding sequence ATGACACGCAGCGTCCTCGATCCTTCCTTCGTCGCCCGGCAGCGCGAGACCTTCGCCGCCGACCCGGTGGCCAGGATCGTCCAGAACGCCGTGACGGGCACCGGGGCCGACAAGGTCAGCCTCGACCGCGACGTCGTCAACCGCCTCGACGAATCGGTCTCCGAACGGCTCGACGCCTGGCCGGTCACCGATCAGAAGCACTCGGGCCGCTGCTGGGCCTTCGCCGGCCTCAACGTGCTGCGCGCACGGGTCATCAAGGACCTCAACCTCGAGGACTTCGCCTTCTCCCAGAACTTCATCGCCTTTCACGACAAGCTCGAGAAGGCGAACCACGTCCTCACCCGGGCCGTCGCCGTCGCCGACCATGATCTGGACGACGAGGAGGTGCGCCTGATCCTCGAGCACACCGGCGACGACGGCGGATACTGGCCGCAGTTCCTCGATCTGGTTGCCAAGTACGGGCTGGTCCCCGCCTGGGCGATGCCCGACACCGAGTCCGCCGGCAACACCGCCCAGCTCAACCGCGTCCTGTCCACCGTGCTGCGACGCGCGGTACTGGGCATCCGGGCAGCCGCCACGGACTCTGACCCCCAGGAGGGATCCGAGAGGATCGAGGCCGTGCGCCTGCAGGCGATGAGCGACGTCTACCGGGTGCTCGCGATCCACCTGGGCACACCCCCGACCTCCTTCACCTGGCAGTACCGCGACAAGGACAAGGCCTTCCACAACGAGGGTGAACTGACTCCGGTGGAGTTCGCGAAGAAGGTCGTGCCGGACGCGGTGTACGGCTACATCGCCCTGGCCCACGATCCCCGCCCGGAGAACCCGGTGGGCCGCAAGTACGTCATCGACCACACCCCGTGGATGGAGGGCGGCACCCCGTATACGCACCTCAGCGCCCCGCTCGACGACCTCAAGACCGCCGCGATAGCGGCGATCCGCGACGGCGAACCGGTCTGGTTCGACTGCGATGTGGCCCGTCAGTTCGACAGGGAGGGCGGCATCTGGGACGCCCGGCTCCACGACTACGATTCCCTCTACGGGGTGGACCTGTCGATGACCAAGGCCGAGCGGATGAGCATGCGGGAGATCGGTCCCACCCACGCGATGGCTCTGGTCGGGGTCGACCTGGTCGACGGGGAGCCGCGGCGGTGGCGGGTCGAGAACTCCTGGGGGGATGAGGTGGGCCGCAAGGGGTTCTTCACGATGGACGACTCCTGGTTCGACGATTACGTCTTCCGGGTGATCGTCGCCCCCGAGCGCCTGTCGGAGGCCGCCCGGGTGGAGTGGGCCGCCGAGCCCATCGTCCTGCCCGAGTGGGATGCGCTGAGCTGA
- the amrS gene encoding AmmeMemoRadiSam system radical SAM enzyme, which yields MTTTSTTDQTRQASAKWWHRLDDGRIQCDLCPRNCRLREGQRGFCFVRLRQDDQMVLDTYGRSSGFCLDPIEKKPLAHFHPGTPVLSFGTAGCNLGCKYCQNWEISTSRQFDTLAAEAGPDAIVEAAENWGARSVAFTYNDPVIFAEYAIDVARACRERRIEPVAVTAGYISDEARPEFFAPMAAANVDLKGFTEDFYRRVTGGRLATVLDTLTYLVHETDVWTEITTLVIPGHNDSDDELARMCAWIARELGPDVPLHFSAFHPDNRMLDVAPTPPSTLRRARRIGLDAGLHFVYTGNVHDRRADTTWCPGCGAALIVRDWYQIIDYRLTPEGCCPDCGRAIPGRFDREPGDFGRHRIPISI from the coding sequence ATGACGACAACCTCCACAACCGATCAGACCCGCCAGGCGTCCGCCAAGTGGTGGCACCGACTTGACGACGGCAGGATCCAGTGCGACCTGTGCCCCCGCAACTGCCGACTGCGGGAGGGCCAGCGCGGGTTCTGCTTCGTGAGGCTGCGTCAGGACGACCAGATGGTGCTGGACACCTACGGCCGCTCCTCCGGATTCTGTCTGGACCCGATCGAGAAGAAGCCGCTGGCCCACTTCCATCCCGGCACCCCGGTGCTGTCCTTCGGCACCGCGGGCTGCAACCTGGGCTGCAAGTACTGCCAGAACTGGGAGATCTCCACCTCGCGACAGTTCGACACTCTGGCGGCCGAGGCCGGCCCCGATGCGATCGTCGAGGCCGCGGAGAACTGGGGTGCCAGGTCGGTGGCGTTCACCTACAACGATCCGGTGATCTTCGCCGAGTACGCCATCGACGTCGCCCGGGCCTGCCGTGAGCGCCGGATCGAGCCGGTGGCGGTGACCGCCGGGTACATCAGCGATGAGGCCCGCCCGGAGTTCTTCGCGCCGATGGCGGCGGCGAATGTGGACCTCAAGGGATTCACCGAGGACTTCTACCGGCGGGTCACCGGCGGGCGGCTGGCCACGGTGCTGGACACCCTGACGTACCTGGTGCACGAGACCGACGTGTGGACCGAGATCACCACCCTGGTGATCCCCGGCCACAACGACTCCGACGACGAGTTGGCGCGGATGTGCGCCTGGATCGCCCGCGAGCTCGGCCCCGACGTCCCGCTCCACTTCTCGGCCTTCCACCCGGACAACCGGATGCTCGACGTCGCCCCCACCCCGCCGTCGACCCTGCGGCGGGCGCGACGGATCGGCCTAGACGCCGGGCTGCACTTCGTCTACACCGGCAACGTCCACGACCGCCGGGCCGACACGACGTGGTGCCCGGGATGCGGGGCCGCGCTCATTGTGCGCGACTGGTACCAGATCATCGACTACCGGCTGACCCCCGAGGGCTGCTGCCCCGACTGCGGACGGGCGATCCCCGGACGCTTCGACCGGGAACCCGGCGACTTCGGACGCCACCGGATCCCCATCAGTATCTGA
- the amrA gene encoding AmmeMemoRadiSam system protein A has protein sequence MTRSLQHPRTSRLPADAGSWLLPVARASIARHLGAPVAPPAAPRWAMAEGACFVTLRVRDNDSLRGCIGSLRAWRPLADDVTANAVAAATRDPRFDAVTRPELDRLNVEVSVLSSPDPLAFDDQDDLRRRLRPGVDGLILTWHGHRGTFLPQVWEELPDPARFLDQLKRKAGLPSDWWADDAVLERYTVTAWKEP, from the coding sequence ATGACCCGTTCCCTTCAGCACCCGCGCACCAGCCGCCTTCCTGCGGACGCCGGCTCCTGGCTGCTGCCGGTGGCCCGTGCGTCGATCGCCCGGCATCTGGGAGCGCCGGTGGCACCACCTGCCGCCCCGCGATGGGCCATGGCGGAGGGGGCCTGTTTCGTGACCCTGCGGGTGCGCGACAACGACTCCCTGCGCGGCTGCATCGGATCGCTGCGCGCCTGGCGGCCGCTGGCCGACGACGTCACCGCCAACGCGGTGGCCGCGGCCACCAGGGACCCGCGGTTCGACGCCGTGACCCGCCCGGAACTCGACCGGCTGAACGTCGAGGTCTCCGTGCTCTCGTCCCCCGATCCCCTGGCCTTCGACGATCAGGACGACCTGCGGCGTCGGCTGCGCCCCGGCGTCGACGGTCTGATCCTGACCTGGCACGGGCATCGCGGCACTTTCCTGCCGCAGGTGTGGGAGGAGCTCCCCGACCCCGCCCGCTTCCTGGACCAGCTCAAGCGCAAGGCCGGGCTGCCGTCGGACTGGTGGGCCGACGACGCCGTCCTCGAGCGCTACACCGTCACCGCATGGAAGGAGCCCTGA
- the amrB gene encoding AmmeMemoRadiSam system protein B: MRTQDAIRPPAVAGFFYPADPAELTETLDRLLAASEPDEEDVDPDRLRTLIVPHAGYIYSGPTAAHGYRLLARLAAHHPPRRVAVLGPTHRVAIRGLALPAAGGYATPLGVCPVDASGLDDLPQVAVHAATHAEEHSLEVQVPFLQRILGDIPITPLAVGLAEPDSVAQVIETLAADPDTFIVISSDLSHYHAHAEARRLDDHTIARILERQDTVPADRACGAHPLNGMLQASRRLGWAPHILARATSADTAGDPSRVVGYASLALDAEDTP; this comes from the coding sequence ATGAGAACCCAGGACGCGATCCGGCCTCCGGCGGTGGCCGGATTCTTCTACCCGGCCGATCCGGCCGAACTCACCGAGACGCTCGACCGGCTGCTGGCCGCAAGCGAGCCCGACGAGGAGGACGTCGACCCCGACCGCCTGCGGACGCTGATCGTCCCGCACGCCGGGTACATCTACTCCGGGCCGACGGCTGCCCACGGCTATCGGCTCCTCGCACGCCTGGCCGCGCACCATCCGCCTCGCCGGGTCGCCGTTCTGGGACCGACCCACCGGGTGGCCATCCGTGGTCTCGCGCTGCCGGCGGCCGGCGGTTACGCCACCCCGTTGGGGGTCTGCCCGGTCGACGCCTCAGGTCTGGACGATCTGCCCCAGGTCGCCGTCCACGCGGCCACTCACGCCGAGGAGCATTCGTTGGAGGTGCAGGTGCCGTTCCTCCAGCGGATCCTGGGCGATATTCCGATCACTCCCCTGGCCGTGGGGCTGGCCGAGCCCGATTCCGTCGCGCAGGTCATCGAGACCCTGGCCGCCGATCCCGACACCTTCATCGTCATCAGCTCCGACCTGTCCCACTACCATGCCCATGCCGAGGCCCGGCGCCTGGACGACCACACGATCGCACGCATCCTCGAGCGTCAGGACACGGTTCCCGCGGACCGGGCCTGCGGCGCCCATCCCCTCAATGGCATGCTCCAGGCCTCCCGTCGGCTCGGCTGGGCCCCGCACATCCTGGCCCGGGCCACCTCCGCCGACACCGCCGGCGATCCCTCCCGGGTGGTCGGCTACGCCTCCCTGGCGCTGGACGCCGAGGACACGCCATGA
- a CDS encoding NUDIX hydrolase, with protein MMTPVLTTLGFVLHPDRRRVLMVHRVARPDDDQLGKYNGLGGKVEPGEDAAAGMCRELREEARIEVDSMHLRGTVSWPGFGRHGEDHFGLIFVIDGWHGEIPDANEEGPLSWERIDGLSELPMWEGDRYFLPLVFDSAVHQFHGCIPYENGRPTGWSVTRL; from the coding sequence ATGATGACCCCGGTGCTGACAACCCTCGGATTCGTGCTTCATCCCGACCGCCGGAGGGTGCTCATGGTGCATCGGGTGGCCCGCCCCGACGACGACCAGCTCGGCAAGTACAACGGGCTGGGCGGCAAGGTGGAGCCGGGGGAGGACGCGGCGGCCGGGATGTGCCGGGAGCTGCGCGAGGAGGCCCGTATCGAGGTGGACTCGATGCATCTGCGGGGCACCGTGTCATGGCCGGGGTTCGGCCGCCACGGGGAGGACCATTTCGGGCTCATCTTCGTCATCGACGGGTGGCACGGGGAGATTCCAGACGCGAATGAGGAGGGCCCGCTGAGTTGGGAGCGCATCGACGGGTTGTCCGAGCTGCCGATGTGGGAGGGGGACCGGTACTTCCTCCCGCTGGTCTTCGACTCCGCGGTCCATCAGTTCCACGGCTGCATCCCCTACGAGAACGGGCGACCCACCGGCTGGAGCGTCACCCGGCTGTGA
- a CDS encoding class I SAM-dependent methyltransferase, producing MDADLARRLRSAEGAEALERAQAEADPDSLGAATRLRSRFDPDLAAAALDQVSLRRRALDKIGPVGARMLWTRDGLEQATRGAVSAWRAACLRDAGIRRVVDLGCACGADARACLDAGLDVTAVEIDPGIAELARFNLPGARVICGDAERLAPELLAGCGPDTAVMLDPARRTGRGRSWRIEDIRPSWDFVQQMLAGPHPTVVKLGPGVPRELIPEGVRVDWVGHRRDLVEATLWSVAGPGGGAGRETADPRAVLVGDDPSVFQSLPGGEPSLDAGAVTGFLAEPHPAAIRARAMRAAAGADVHIPAPGIAYLLASEPVASPWLTWFRVLEEMPFAEKALRSWVRQNRVGALEIKVRGLDVDPAALRRRLHPRGPHAATVILTPTIEGARALVAERIVT from the coding sequence ATGGATGCGGATCTGGCGCGACGACTGCGTTCGGCCGAGGGGGCCGAGGCCCTTGAGAGGGCACAGGCCGAGGCCGACCCGGACTCCCTGGGTGCCGCCACGCGGCTGCGCTCCCGGTTCGATCCGGATCTGGCAGCGGCCGCACTGGACCAGGTCTCGCTGCGCAGACGTGCGCTCGACAAGATCGGCCCGGTCGGGGCGCGGATGCTGTGGACCCGTGACGGGCTGGAGCAGGCGACCAGGGGAGCGGTGTCGGCATGGCGGGCCGCCTGTCTCAGGGACGCCGGCATCAGACGGGTCGTCGACCTGGGCTGCGCCTGCGGGGCCGATGCCCGTGCCTGTCTGGACGCCGGTCTGGATGTGACGGCCGTCGAGATCGACCCCGGCATCGCCGAACTCGCCCGGTTCAACCTGCCCGGAGCACGGGTGATCTGCGGCGACGCCGAGCGCCTGGCTCCTGAGCTTCTGGCCGGATGCGGCCCCGACACCGCCGTCATGCTGGACCCGGCCAGACGCACCGGGCGGGGACGCAGCTGGCGGATCGAGGACATCCGCCCGTCCTGGGACTTCGTGCAGCAGATGCTCGCCGGTCCGCACCCGACCGTGGTGAAACTGGGCCCCGGCGTGCCCCGCGAGCTGATCCCCGAGGGGGTGCGGGTCGACTGGGTGGGGCACCGGCGAGACCTCGTCGAGGCCACCCTGTGGTCAGTGGCCGGACCGGGGGGCGGAGCGGGCAGGGAGACCGCCGACCCCAGAGCCGTTCTGGTGGGCGACGATCCGTCTGTCTTCCAGAGCCTTCCCGGGGGAGAGCCGTCCCTCGATGCCGGAGCGGTGACCGGCTTCCTCGCCGAACCCCATCCGGCTGCGATCCGCGCCAGGGCGATGCGAGCGGCCGCCGGCGCCGACGTCCACATCCCGGCCCCCGGGATCGCCTACCTGCTCGCATCCGAACCGGTGGCCTCGCCGTGGCTCACCTGGTTCCGGGTTCTCGAGGAGATGCCCTTCGCGGAGAAGGCCCTGCGGTCCTGGGTGCGCCAGAACCGGGTGGGCGCCCTGGAGATCAAGGTGCGCGGTCTGGACGTCGACCCGGCGGCGCTTCGGCGACGGCTGCATCCCAGGGGACCACATGCCGCCACCGTCATCCTCACCCCCACGATCGAGGGGGCCCGGGCGCTGGTGGCCGAACGGATCGTGACCTGA
- a CDS encoding SIMPL domain-containing protein, with amino-acid sequence MLITVAGTFTLDLPAERGIVTLTSGAEGGDRGTVARQATSTTESLRHQLVELEENGAATWFSVGALTTRAWRPYNSDGTVMPIRYRTSSPITVKFADFSALSGWATTWAETAGLTVDDVTWALTEKTRDQMADEVLAGAVRDATHRAEVLARAAGLPAPRILAIADPGLLSEASGARSEIDDDYGHGVRMMSAMSRGGSEAVELSPADITVRESVHARFEA; translated from the coding sequence ATGCTCATCACTGTGGCAGGAACCTTCACCCTCGACCTTCCGGCCGAACGCGGCATCGTGACCCTCACTTCCGGGGCCGAGGGCGGCGACCGCGGCACCGTCGCCCGCCAGGCCACCAGCACCACAGAGTCACTGCGTCACCAGCTCGTCGAGCTCGAGGAGAACGGGGCGGCGACCTGGTTCTCGGTCGGGGCACTGACGACGAGGGCATGGCGGCCGTACAACAGCGACGGCACGGTGATGCCGATCCGCTACCGGACCTCCTCGCCGATCACGGTGAAGTTCGCCGACTTCTCCGCACTGTCGGGATGGGCCACGACCTGGGCCGAGACCGCCGGCCTGACTGTCGACGACGTCACATGGGCCCTCACCGAGAAAACCCGCGACCAGATGGCCGATGAGGTGCTCGCCGGTGCGGTCCGCGACGCCACCCACCGTGCGGAGGTGCTCGCCCGGGCAGCCGGCCTTCCGGCCCCGAGGATCCTGGCGATCGCCGATCCCGGCCTGCTGAGCGAGGCCTCAGGTGCCCGCTCCGAGATCGACGATGACTACGGCCACGGCGTCCGCATGATGAGCGCGATGTCGCGTGGCGGATCGGAGGCGGTGGAACTCTCCCCTGCCGACATCACGGTGAGGGAGTCGGTCCACGCCCGCTTCGAGGCCTGA